A stretch of Myceligenerans xiligouense DNA encodes these proteins:
- a CDS encoding winged helix-turn-helix domain-containing protein — MTRIAPRPGSDAYIVCVGLPAETVAQVVHALGGRHAVLVVPDRDSAVNLLAPGRAPTDDPTPDTDPPGSTPPDGGRVLAFPRRGPHGSRPPLRPADSFAGPTPARGAAPTGQVPVVTGAVPAVSGAFPAVPPARSEPIVHGPLTLDLAAREVRVQGRDVHLSAQEFDLLATLASQPGRVWTFAELTAHVWGTRYLGDADAVTSAIKRLRRRLPRMRGLEVASVRGVGYRLRVPE; from the coding sequence GTGACACGCATCGCACCTCGCCCTGGCAGTGACGCCTACATCGTCTGTGTCGGACTTCCCGCCGAGACCGTCGCCCAGGTGGTGCACGCGCTCGGCGGCCGACATGCCGTCCTCGTCGTCCCGGACCGTGACAGCGCAGTCAACCTCTTGGCGCCGGGCCGCGCACCCACCGACGACCCGACGCCGGACACCGACCCTCCCGGGTCGACACCGCCCGACGGGGGCCGCGTGCTCGCGTTCCCCCGGCGGGGTCCGCACGGGAGCCGGCCGCCGCTGCGGCCCGCGGACTCGTTCGCCGGGCCGACGCCGGCCCGTGGTGCGGCGCCCACCGGCCAGGTCCCCGTCGTCACGGGAGCCGTTCCCGCGGTGAGTGGTGCCTTTCCCGCCGTTCCTCCGGCACGGAGCGAACCGATCGTGCACGGCCCTCTCACACTGGACCTCGCGGCGCGCGAGGTCCGGGTCCAGGGGCGAGACGTGCACCTGTCGGCCCAGGAGTTCGACCTGCTCGCGACCCTCGCGTCCCAGCCCGGCCGCGTGTGGACGTTCGCGGAGCTGACCGCGCACGTGTGGGGCACGCGGTACCTCGGCGACGCCGACGCCGTGACCTCCGCGATCAAACGACTCCGCCGTCGGCTGCCGCGTATGCGCGGCCTGGAGGTCGCCTCGGTGCGCGGAGTCGGCTATCGCCTGCGGGTCCCGGAGTAG
- a CDS encoding MATE family efflux transporter, producing MLALALPALGALIAEPLFVLADSAIVGHLGTAQLAGLSLASNVLLTIVGLCVFLAYTTTAQVARLTGAGRERDALQAGIDGIWLAIGLGAVLAVALVAVADWTVLALGGRGDVAHHAVTYLTWAAPGLVGMLMVNAATGVLRGLRDTRTPLIVASLGAVTNMILNVVLVYGAGLGIAGSALGTMLTQFGMAAAFGIIVVRGGRARGASLRPHARGILAGARAGLPLVIRTLSLRAAILLTVYVAAGLGAVALAGHQVVNSMWGLAAFALDALAIASQALVGHGLGAGDVTRVRAVLHRCLQWGVGAGVLIGLLMAAGGWWIAPLFSSDDGVRVATALGLAVCGVTMPMAGWVFVLDGVLIGAGDGRYLAWAGMLTLVAYVPVALAVHAWAPDGGVGLAWLWAAFAGVFMAARALTTGLRARGDHWMITGA from the coding sequence ATCCTCGCGCTCGCGCTGCCCGCGCTCGGCGCGCTGATCGCCGAACCACTGTTCGTCCTCGCCGACTCCGCGATCGTCGGCCATCTCGGCACCGCGCAGCTCGCCGGCCTGAGCCTCGCCTCGAACGTCCTGCTCACCATCGTCGGCCTGTGCGTCTTCCTGGCCTACACGACCACCGCCCAGGTAGCCCGCCTCACCGGTGCGGGCCGCGAACGAGACGCCCTGCAGGCCGGGATCGACGGCATCTGGCTCGCGATCGGCCTCGGCGCGGTCCTCGCCGTCGCCCTGGTCGCGGTGGCCGACTGGACCGTCCTCGCCCTGGGCGGCCGGGGCGACGTCGCGCACCACGCCGTCACCTACCTGACCTGGGCCGCCCCCGGCCTGGTCGGAATGCTCATGGTGAACGCGGCCACGGGCGTGCTGCGCGGCCTGCGCGACACCCGCACCCCCCTGATCGTCGCGTCCCTCGGTGCCGTGACCAACATGATCCTCAACGTCGTGCTCGTGTATGGGGCGGGCCTCGGGATCGCGGGATCGGCGCTCGGCACCATGCTCACGCAGTTCGGCATGGCCGCCGCCTTCGGCATCATCGTGGTGCGCGGCGGTCGTGCCCGCGGCGCGTCCCTGCGTCCGCACGCGCGCGGCATCCTCGCGGGCGCCCGCGCCGGCCTGCCCCTCGTGATCCGCACGCTCAGCCTGCGCGCCGCGATCCTGCTCACGGTCTATGTCGCCGCCGGCCTCGGCGCCGTGGCGCTCGCCGGGCACCAGGTCGTCAACAGCATGTGGGGACTGGCGGCCTTCGCCCTCGACGCGCTCGCCATCGCGTCGCAGGCACTCGTCGGGCACGGCCTCGGCGCCGGCGACGTGACGCGCGTCCGCGCCGTGCTCCACCGCTGTCTGCAGTGGGGCGTCGGCGCGGGCGTGCTCATCGGGCTGTTGATGGCGGCCGGCGGGTGGTGGATCGCACCGCTGTTCTCGTCCGACGACGGCGTGCGGGTGGCCACCGCGCTCGGCCTCGCCGTCTGCGGGGTGACGATGCCCATGGCGGGCTGGGTGTTCGTGCTCGACGGCGTGCTCATCGGCGCCGGCGACGGGCGCTACCTCGCGTGGGCGGGGATGCTCACCCTGGTCGCGTACGTGCCGGTCGCGCTCGCCGTCCACGCGTGGGCGCCCGACGGCGGCGTCGGGCTGGCCTGGCTGTGGGCCGCGTTCGCGGGCGTCTTCATGGCGGCCCGGGCCCTGACGACGGGCCTGCGGGCGCGCGGGGACCACTGGATGATCACGGGGGCATGA
- the dnaB gene encoding replicative DNA helicase: MSIDELEAGYSGPGLDRTPPQDVAAEMSVLGGMLLSKDAIADVIEQIRGNDFYRPAHEQIYDAIIDLYGRGEPADAITVVAELNRRGELARVGGAPYLHDLMASVPTAANAGYYAKIVRERAILRRLVEAGTRIVQMGYSTDGGEVDDVVNNAQAEVYAVTERRASEDYLPLSEIIGPTFDEIDAAQGRGEGMVGVPTGYSDFDRLTNGLHSGQMIVVAARPAVGKALALDTPLPTPSGWTTMGEVAVGDELIAADGAPTRVVAATEVMAGRPCYEVEFDDGTVIVADAQHQWVTSTRAQRRKVKSGDTPDSAVRTTEQIASTVRCHTADQRANHSIATARPIALPSADLPIHPYALGVWLGDGTARRAEFTSADPEIAARVEALGYIAQAKGAPRGGTRTYNLLLPAPEPVVRDCIVCGKAFTPARATLRACGGSCAARSRGMRRRELPQCPDCGRPGWGFRRCQDCHDKNGTMGGRLRALGVLRNKHIPTVYLRASQSQRRDLLAGLLDSDGTVNPQGSVQITVTNHHLALGIRELVLSLGYRTGWSERIVKGRTEASSTAYTITFTTDDDVFRLERKRLVHKERRRPRTAKLTSRFIVGVRPVESVPVRCVEVEHPSHMYLASRSMVPTHNSVLGINVAGHAAIHHNQAAVIFSLEMSRNEITMRLLASEARVPLTRMRSGKMDDGDWQKLAATMGKISDAPLFIDDSPNMSLMEIRAKCRRLKQRHDLKLVVIDYLQLMTSGKRVESRQQEVSEFSRALKLLAKELEVPVIAISQLNRGPEQRGDKKPQMSDLRESGSIEQDADVVILLHREDAYEKESPRAGEADLIVAKHRNGPTDVITVAFQGHYQRFVDMQV; encoded by the coding sequence ATGTCGATCGACGAGCTCGAGGCAGGCTACTCCGGGCCGGGTCTCGACCGCACACCGCCGCAGGATGTCGCGGCGGAGATGAGCGTGCTCGGCGGCATGCTGCTCTCGAAGGACGCCATCGCGGACGTCATCGAGCAGATCCGGGGGAACGACTTCTACCGCCCCGCGCACGAGCAGATCTACGACGCGATCATCGACCTGTACGGGCGAGGGGAACCGGCGGACGCCATCACCGTCGTCGCGGAGCTGAACCGCCGCGGGGAGCTGGCCCGCGTGGGCGGCGCGCCGTACCTGCACGACCTCATGGCCAGCGTGCCCACCGCGGCGAACGCCGGCTACTACGCGAAGATCGTGCGCGAGCGTGCGATCCTGCGGCGCCTGGTCGAGGCCGGTACGCGCATCGTGCAGATGGGCTACTCGACGGACGGCGGCGAGGTCGACGACGTCGTCAACAACGCCCAGGCCGAGGTCTACGCGGTGACCGAGCGCCGGGCCAGCGAGGACTACCTGCCGCTGTCCGAGATCATCGGGCCCACGTTCGACGAGATCGACGCCGCCCAGGGCCGTGGCGAGGGCATGGTCGGGGTGCCGACGGGCTACTCGGACTTCGACCGCCTGACGAACGGCCTGCACTCGGGCCAGATGATCGTGGTGGCGGCCCGCCCGGCCGTCGGCAAGGCGCTGGCGCTGGATACGCCCCTGCCGACGCCGTCGGGCTGGACCACGATGGGCGAGGTCGCCGTGGGCGACGAGCTGATCGCGGCCGATGGAGCACCGACGAGGGTTGTCGCCGCGACCGAGGTGATGGCGGGCCGCCCCTGCTACGAGGTCGAGTTCGACGACGGCACGGTGATCGTCGCCGACGCACAGCATCAATGGGTGACGAGCACCCGCGCACAGCGCCGGAAGGTGAAGTCCGGTGACACGCCCGATTCCGCCGTCCGCACAACCGAACAGATCGCGTCCACCGTCCGCTGCCACACCGCGGACCAACGCGCGAACCACTCGATCGCCACTGCGCGCCCGATCGCACTTCCGAGCGCTGACCTTCCCATTCATCCCTACGCGCTCGGGGTCTGGCTGGGCGACGGTACTGCACGACGTGCCGAGTTCACCTCCGCCGACCCGGAGATCGCCGCAAGGGTCGAGGCGCTCGGTTACATCGCGCAGGCGAAGGGTGCTCCCCGAGGAGGCACCAGGACCTACAACCTCCTCCTGCCCGCACCCGAACCCGTCGTTCGCGACTGCATCGTGTGCGGAAAGGCCTTCACTCCGGCACGAGCGACGTTGCGCGCATGCGGCGGGTCTTGCGCAGCCCGCTCTCGCGGGATGAGGCGGCGTGAGTTGCCACAGTGTCCCGACTGCGGGAGGCCGGGTTGGGGGTTCCGGCGTTGCCAGGACTGCCACGACAAGAACGGCACGATGGGTGGGCGGCTCCGTGCCCTGGGTGTGCTGCGGAACAAGCACATTCCCACGGTGTATCTGCGGGCCAGCCAGTCTCAGCGGCGCGACCTGCTGGCCGGTCTGCTCGACTCAGACGGGACGGTCAACCCGCAGGGCAGTGTCCAGATCACCGTGACGAACCACCATCTCGCGCTCGGTATACGTGAGCTGGTCCTCTCCCTCGGCTATCGGACGGGCTGGTCCGAACGGATCGTCAAAGGCCGCACCGAAGCATCCTCCACGGCCTACACGATCACCTTCACGACGGACGATGATGTCTTTCGACTGGAGCGGAAGCGGCTGGTGCACAAGGAGCGGCGACGCCCCCGGACCGCCAAGCTCACTTCGCGGTTCATCGTTGGTGTCCGGCCGGTCGAGTCCGTGCCGGTGCGGTGCGTCGAGGTGGAGCACCCCTCGCACATGTACTTGGCGAGCCGGTCCATGGTCCCGACGCACAACTCGGTGCTGGGCATCAACGTCGCAGGTCACGCTGCTATTCATCACAACCAGGCCGCGGTGATCTTCTCGCTGGAGATGAGCCGGAACGAGATCACCATGCGTCTGCTCGCCAGCGAGGCGCGGGTTCCGCTGACCCGCATGCGGTCCGGCAAGATGGACGACGGCGACTGGCAGAAGCTGGCCGCCACCATGGGCAAGATCTCGGACGCGCCGCTGTTCATCGACGACTCGCCGAACATGTCGCTCATGGAGATCCGGGCCAAGTGCCGGCGGCTCAAGCAGCGGCACGACCTCAAGCTCGTCGTGATCGACTACCTCCAGCTCATGACGTCCGGCAAGCGCGTCGAGTCCCGGCAGCAGGAGGTCTCGGAGTTCTCCCGAGCGCTCAAGCTGCTGGCGAAGGAGCTCGAGGTCCCGGTCATCGCGATCTCACAGCTCAACCGAGGCCCGGAGCAGCGCGGCGACAAAAAACCTCAGATGTCGGATTTGCGTGAAAGTGGCTCCATCGAGCAGGACGCGGACGTCGTGATCCTGCTGCACCGCGAGGACGCCTACGAGAAGGAGTCCCCGCGCGCCGGTGAAGCCGACCTGATCGTGGCCAAGCACCGTAACGGCCCCACGGACGTCATCACCGTGGCGTTCCAGGGGCACTACCAACGCTTCGTCGACATGCAGGTGTAG
- a CDS encoding VOC family protein, whose protein sequence is MVTIRREIPTFAVGDVDAARAFYSDTLGLRVTVLDNGEGLVLRLGSGTPVFLYPKEDHQPAGFTVLHLEVDDVDQVVDELTAKGVEFVRYNGFGQDEKGVARGFMAGGDGAWVTDPSGNVIGFADGTGTQALFDES, encoded by the coding sequence ATGGTCACGATACGACGCGAGATTCCTACCTTCGCGGTGGGGGACGTCGACGCCGCGCGAGCGTTCTACTCCGACACCCTGGGGCTGCGCGTGACGGTACTCGACAACGGGGAAGGCCTGGTGCTCCGCCTCGGCAGCGGAACCCCGGTGTTCCTCTACCCCAAGGAGGACCACCAGCCGGCCGGATTCACGGTGCTGCACCTGGAGGTCGACGACGTCGACCAGGTGGTCGACGAACTCACCGCCAAGGGGGTGGAGTTCGTGCGGTACAACGGCTTCGGCCAGGACGAGAAGGGTGTCGCCCGCGGGTTCATGGCGGGCGGCGACGGTGCCTGGGTCACCGACCCGTCCGGAAACGTCATCGGGTTCGCGGACGGCACCGGGACGCAGGCGCTCTTCGACGAGTCCTGA
- a CDS encoding cellulose binding domain-containing protein encodes MRHPTPSRGRRVLLAAAAALLALGGLTAPSWAVPETAVTATAATAGCGQPAGLTTGNHTIQSGGQARTFRLDVPAGYDPNHPYRLVVGLHWWHGTSQDVANQNFYGLKPLANESTVFVAPQGFDNAWPNNNGQDVAFVDDVLSTVESALCIDTTQRFATGFSYGGGMSNALACARADVFRAVAVLNGAQLSGCAGGTEPVAYLGSHGIVDSVLNISQGRALRDRFLQNNGCQPQQAPEPAQGSGTHIKTSYTCDDGYPVVWIASDSDHQWDARDAGQQQSWVPGEIWQFFTSLSSPSPSPTPTPTPTLSPTPTPTPTTTPPPAGDCTATYSTVNSWDGGFQGEVTVEAGSPTTSWSVSWPLSGGSVDQVWNGTVTSQGDLVVVRNADWNGQLPAGGTTTFGLLGSGTPPTPTLTCTSS; translated from the coding sequence ATGCGACACCCCACCCCGTCCCGAGGCCGACGGGTCCTGCTGGCGGCCGCGGCCGCCCTGCTTGCCCTCGGCGGGCTGACCGCACCGAGTTGGGCGGTCCCCGAGACCGCCGTCACGGCGACCGCCGCCACCGCCGGCTGCGGCCAGCCCGCCGGCCTGACGACCGGCAACCACACCATCCAGAGCGGCGGGCAGGCCCGCACGTTCCGGCTCGACGTGCCCGCCGGGTACGACCCGAACCATCCCTACCGCCTCGTCGTGGGGCTGCACTGGTGGCACGGCACGTCCCAGGACGTGGCCAACCAGAACTTCTACGGCCTGAAGCCGCTCGCGAACGAGAGCACGGTGTTCGTGGCCCCGCAGGGCTTCGACAACGCCTGGCCGAACAACAACGGCCAGGACGTCGCTTTCGTGGACGACGTGCTGAGCACCGTCGAGTCCGCGCTCTGCATCGACACGACCCAGCGGTTCGCCACCGGCTTCAGCTACGGCGGCGGCATGAGCAACGCCCTGGCGTGCGCACGCGCCGACGTGTTCCGCGCGGTCGCGGTCCTCAACGGCGCCCAGCTCTCGGGGTGCGCCGGCGGCACCGAGCCCGTCGCGTACCTCGGCTCGCACGGCATCGTGGACAGCGTCCTGAACATCTCGCAGGGCCGCGCGCTGCGCGACCGCTTCCTGCAGAACAACGGATGCCAGCCCCAGCAGGCGCCCGAACCGGCCCAGGGCAGCGGCACGCACATCAAGACCAGCTACACGTGCGACGACGGGTACCCGGTCGTCTGGATCGCGTCCGACAGCGACCACCAGTGGGACGCGCGGGACGCCGGCCAGCAGCAGTCCTGGGTGCCCGGCGAGATCTGGCAGTTCTTCACGTCCCTGAGCTCGCCGTCGCCCAGTCCCACGCCCACCCCGACGCCCACTCTCAGCCCGACGCCGACGCCGACGCCGACCACCACCCCGCCCCCTGCCGGCGACTGCACCGCGACGTACAGCACCGTGAACTCGTGGGACGGCGGATTCCAGGGTGAGGTGACCGTCGAGGCCGGATCCCCGACGACGTCATGGAGCGTCAGCTGGCCCCTGTCGGGCGGGAGCGTGGACCAGGTGTGGAACGGCACGGTGACATCGCAGGGAGACCTCGTCGTCGTCCGGAACGCCGACTGGAACGGCCAGCTCCCGGCCGGTGGCACCACGACCTTCGGCCTGCTCGGCAGCGGCACGCCGCCGACACCGACCCTGACGTGCACGAGCTCCTGA
- a CDS encoding polysaccharide deacetylase family protein, translating to MSTPSGPTAPPAPAAAPAPAPARRLRRWWWRSGALAVGLVAGAAVVAGIVEHLAWVETVAAYDADIARVTDEAETARARAEAAYAASLRSLDEAIDDGRSVYDASEDQVADPAVREPLVAALADAEELRATEVTYPVTTTRTVESVTRPNPLRRETLPEVSVEVMGGSEPAPGGLDAEAAGVAEVTDTVAAARRQWALVELRAATVEGRDARADLRGQVGARALGTLEEAVADAEAILDGGADAVDPDVAVPLRDTLFDTTHALWSARLAEIHDERRAAARAAGVDCRVDRCVALTFDDGPVEDTRRLLRILAAKDAPATFFLVGDNAAKRPDIVRAVADGGHLLANHSWAHPQLTTLDDADVRDELRRTQDAIAEATGFTPFLLRPPYGDVDGRVRSLATRTGLDVVLWSVDTEDWSARDAEETRRRVRAQVAPGSNVLMHDIHPSTVDAVPKIIDDLRAEGYVLVTADLLTDR from the coding sequence GTGAGCACACCGTCAGGACCGACCGCCCCACCCGCGCCGGCGGCCGCACCCGCACCCGCGCCGGCGCGGCGCCTCCGCCGATGGTGGTGGCGCAGCGGAGCGCTGGCCGTCGGGCTCGTCGCGGGCGCCGCGGTCGTCGCCGGGATCGTCGAACACCTTGCCTGGGTCGAGACCGTCGCCGCCTACGACGCCGACATCGCCCGTGTCACCGACGAGGCCGAGACCGCCCGCGCCCGTGCGGAGGCCGCCTACGCCGCAAGCCTCCGATCGCTGGACGAGGCGATCGACGACGGCCGGTCCGTGTACGACGCCAGCGAAGACCAGGTGGCCGACCCCGCTGTCCGCGAGCCGCTCGTCGCGGCCCTGGCCGACGCCGAGGAACTGCGCGCCACCGAGGTCACCTATCCGGTCACGACGACGCGCACCGTGGAGTCCGTCACCCGGCCGAACCCGCTCCGCCGCGAGACGCTGCCGGAGGTCTCGGTCGAGGTCATGGGCGGTTCGGAACCGGCGCCGGGCGGCCTCGACGCGGAGGCGGCCGGCGTGGCCGAGGTGACCGACACCGTCGCCGCGGCCCGCCGGCAGTGGGCCCTCGTCGAGCTACGGGCCGCCACGGTCGAGGGCCGGGACGCCCGCGCCGACCTCCGCGGGCAGGTCGGTGCGCGCGCACTCGGCACTCTTGAGGAGGCGGTCGCCGACGCCGAGGCGATACTCGATGGCGGAGCGGACGCCGTCGACCCCGACGTGGCCGTCCCGCTGCGGGACACCCTGTTCGACACCACGCACGCCCTGTGGTCCGCCCGGCTGGCCGAGATCCACGACGAGCGCCGTGCCGCCGCCCGCGCCGCCGGCGTCGACTGCCGCGTCGACAGGTGCGTCGCCCTGACGTTCGACGACGGACCGGTCGAGGACACCCGGCGTCTGCTCCGCATTCTCGCGGCGAAGGACGCGCCCGCCACCTTCTTCCTGGTGGGCGACAACGCCGCGAAGCGGCCCGACATCGTCCGTGCCGTCGCCGACGGAGGACACCTCCTGGCGAACCACTCCTGGGCCCACCCGCAACTGACGACGCTGGACGACGCCGACGTGCGTGACGAGCTCCGGCGCACCCAGGACGCGATCGCGGAGGCGACCGGGTTCACCCCGTTCCTCCTGCGCCCGCCCTACGGCGACGTCGACGGCCGGGTGCGCTCGCTCGCGACACGCACCGGTCTCGACGTCGTCCTGTGGAGCGTCGACACCGAGGACTGGAGCGCACGCGACGCCGAGGAGACGCGCCGTCGCGTGCGAGCCCAGGTCGCGCCGGGCAGCAACGTCCTGATGCACGACATCCATCCGTCCACGGTCGACGCGGTGCCGAAGATCATCGACGACCTGCGCGCGGAGGGCTACGTGCTCGTCACCGCCGACCTCCTGACCGACCGGTGA
- a CDS encoding acyltransferase, protein MVEEDTAGTVGQAFGRSDLDYTPWAFWDRAEDGDKLRQRTLQATLSAERGFRFGERCFVSELSSVTNEMLELGDRTYVAAGAYLSGTLRAGRDCTVNPYTVVRGEIRLGDAVRIGAHTSLLGFNHTMGDPDIEVHRQAITVKGISIGDDVWIGSHVVVLDGVTVGDKAVLAAGAVVTKDVPSGAVVGGNPARVIKWRTGPDRPRPRAAGDLSAAVAEFAGAARDQAAAILDKHWDDSAGLFADLPATAPTVRAQCDAVEIADLLLGGPPPRIGAGELTELLRSWQDPESGLVGELDEERRPVRPAATMFAPSADYHVLCVGYALDLLGSRFAHPLTVFSEASAADVVDGLDGQDWARNAWRAGSRADALGTALHWNARMGVPNRPGAAEALFGWLLTNADPRTGMWGSAGGPEGLLQVVNGYYRASRGTFAQFGQPVPYAERVVDTVLTHARDARYFARARQNACNVLDVAHPLWLTRGSGHRGDEVVDLARRLLSDALSHWTPGRGFGFQAPHPTTASVPATTPSLRGTEMWLAVIWLLADLAGLSDQLGYRPRGVHRPEPAPPG, encoded by the coding sequence ATGGTCGAGGAAGACACGGCAGGCACGGTCGGGCAGGCGTTCGGGCGGTCCGACCTGGACTACACCCCGTGGGCGTTCTGGGACCGGGCCGAGGACGGCGACAAGCTCCGGCAGCGCACGCTTCAGGCGACGCTGTCCGCCGAGCGGGGCTTCAGGTTCGGGGAGCGGTGCTTCGTCTCCGAGCTGTCCTCGGTGACAAACGAGATGCTCGAGCTGGGCGACCGCACCTACGTGGCGGCGGGTGCGTATCTCTCCGGGACGCTGCGTGCCGGACGTGACTGCACGGTCAACCCGTACACCGTTGTGCGCGGAGAGATCCGTCTGGGCGACGCGGTCCGGATCGGCGCCCACACGTCGCTGCTCGGGTTCAACCACACCATGGGCGATCCCGACATCGAGGTCCATCGGCAGGCGATCACCGTCAAGGGGATCTCGATCGGCGACGACGTCTGGATCGGCTCGCACGTCGTGGTCCTGGACGGAGTCACGGTCGGGGACAAGGCCGTGCTCGCCGCCGGAGCCGTGGTGACGAAGGACGTGCCGTCCGGAGCCGTGGTCGGCGGGAACCCGGCCCGGGTCATCAAGTGGCGGACGGGGCCGGACCGGCCGCGGCCACGAGCGGCCGGGGACCTTTCCGCCGCGGTGGCGGAGTTCGCGGGGGCAGCGCGCGACCAGGCGGCCGCGATCCTCGACAAGCACTGGGACGACAGCGCCGGGCTGTTCGCCGATCTCCCCGCGACCGCGCCGACGGTCCGGGCCCAGTGCGACGCGGTCGAGATCGCCGACCTGCTGCTGGGAGGCCCTCCTCCGCGGATCGGCGCCGGTGAGCTCACGGAGCTCCTCCGTTCCTGGCAGGATCCGGAGTCCGGCCTGGTGGGCGAGCTGGACGAGGAGCGCCGTCCCGTTCGTCCCGCGGCCACGATGTTCGCCCCGTCCGCGGACTATCACGTCCTGTGCGTGGGTTATGCGCTCGACCTCCTCGGCAGCCGTTTCGCCCACCCCCTGACGGTCTTCTCCGAGGCTTCCGCCGCGGATGTGGTGGACGGCCTCGACGGGCAGGACTGGGCCCGCAACGCCTGGCGGGCGGGGAGCCGCGCCGACGCGCTCGGGACTGCCCTGCACTGGAACGCGCGCATGGGCGTGCCCAACCGCCCCGGCGCGGCCGAGGCGCTGTTCGGGTGGTTGCTGACCAACGCCGATCCGCGCACCGGCATGTGGGGAAGCGCCGGCGGACCGGAAGGGCTGCTGCAAGTCGTGAACGGCTACTACCGAGCCTCGCGAGGGACGTTCGCGCAGTTCGGCCAGCCCGTGCCCTACGCCGAGCGCGTCGTGGACACCGTGCTGACGCACGCGCGCGACGCCCGCTACTTCGCGCGGGCGCGACAGAATGCCTGCAACGTGCTGGACGTCGCCCACCCGCTGTGGCTCACCCGCGGGTCGGGACACCGCGGCGACGAGGTCGTCGACCTCGCGCGCCGGCTGCTGTCCGACGCGCTGAGTCACTGGACGCCGGGGCGGGGTTTCGGGTTCCAGGCGCCCCACCCGACGACGGCGTCCGTCCCCGCGACCACTCCGAGCCTGCGGGGGACGGAGATGTGGCTCGCCGTCATCTGGCTCCTGGCGGACCTCGCCGGCCTGTCCGACCAGCTCGGTTACCGGCCGCGCGGCGTGCATCGTCCCGAGCCCGCCCCGCCGGGGTAG